The genome window TGTTAGATGAGTATTTGCCTCTTTCGATTTCATTGGTTAAGTCAAATTCTTTGATGTTGTTGATGATGTTTAGTTTTAAAGTGCGGCTACTATCGATTAGGTAGTCAATATGAACAATGTTTCCATCGCCGTATTTCACTGCATTTTCAATTGCTTCGATAGTAGCAATCGAAATATCCATGATGTCTTCTTCTCCAACGTAATTGTATTCTAGAAAATGCTCTTGTCTGCTTCTGACATATTGAATAGGAGAAAACTTTGCTTCGCCGTAAACTGAATAACTATCAGCTAAGAAGTCTGTTCGTCTTGGTAATGCGATAGGCGAAATACAATATTCTGCTTTATCGAATTTTCCTTCATTGGCGTAACCTTTTGCTTTAAACGAGTCCAAAATATTTTTTACAGAGATTTCGTCTACTTGTAGTTCTTCGTTGTATTTTAGAATTCCTTCCAATGAAATCCATGCACAATAGTCTTTAATTGTTCCGGTAAGCCCGTCTGCAAGAATATCGCTTAAAAGCTTCTCCAAAAGTATGTCTGTTATTTCTAATGCCATGGTTGGTTTACTAAGATGTAATATATTTTATTTGTGTAAAGTTTTTATTTTAAACATTTTTTGCTGACTGCTGATTCAATTGTCGGACAGCCTCATACGATACAATAGCAACCGCATTACTTAAATTCAAACTTCTGCATTCTGGTCTCATTGGTATATGAATTTGATTTGAATCGGGAAATTGATTTCTAATTTCTTCTGGTAAGCCGCTAGTCTCTCGACCGAACACAAAGTAATCATTTTCCTCGTAGTTTTGCTGAGAATACAGGGTCTTTCCGAATTTTGTGACTAAAAAGACTCTTGATAGATCAGGAATAGTCGCCATAAATGCGTCCCAATCTGCGTGCTGGCACAATAAAAGGTGTTCCCAGTAATCTAAGCCCGCTCGACGCACAGCTTTCTCGGACATGTCAAAGGATGGCTTTCCTACGATATGTAACTTCGCCTGAATCCCAACGCACAATCGAGCGATATTACCAGTGTTTGGTGGAATCTCAGGACGATAAAGGGCGATATTTAGCATTAAAAAAAATTATTTCTTCAAAGACTTCTTTAATAGGAGTCCAAAGCTCGATTCACTGGATGTTTTGTTTTCTGAGACGTAGCTTTCGAAGTCCATGCGATCTTTTGCATCTTTTGCTTTTGCGAGAGAAACAGCGATTTGCTTCTTCGCAGGATTGACTTCGGTGACAAATACATCTAACTCATCACCTGGTTTGAAGTGATTAGCAAGTGCAGTTCTCGCAGGGTAACCAGTTTCTTTGTTTGGGAGTAACGCATGAAAGTGATCGTTTAATCTCACGAAAACACCAAACTGTTTGATGGATTCAACAGTCGCTTTGACAATGTCTCCTTCCTTAAATGGAACGTTAGTTGACCAAGGGTCATTGGAAGAGTCTTTGAGAGAAATGGAAACTTTGTTTTCTTTCCAGTCCATGCTTAGAACTTTTCCGCGAACCGTTGCGCCAATTTGAAATTCTTTGTTTAGGTCTATGTTTTTCTTGAAGCTTGCTTCACTTGCTGGAACTAACGCATCGATTCCATTCATGTCTACGATTAGACCGAAGTTGTGAATGGATTTTATTTTGCAAGTAACGTAAGAGCCTTCTTTTAATTCGCCTTTTAGAATTTCTCTTTTTAAATCTCTTTCTTTATCTGAAATTTTCTTTTGGGAGAGAACAATCTTTTTGTTTTTCATGGAAAGATCGTTTACCATGAATTTTAATTTTTTCCCTTGCACACCTTGGTTTTTTAGTTCTGAGTCTATTTGCGAATAAGGACAAAATCCAGTATACTCTCCGATCTTTACTTCAAAGCCAGCAGCAGTCTCTTGACCTACTTGTCCTAACACCGGGATTTCATTTTCATGTGCTATTTCAAGATTATCGAGTGTGATATCATCTCCTGTCAATGCAGTAGTGAAGTAGTAGTCTCCGTGATTTTCGCGAAGAAAATATACGGAGTAAAAATTACCGGGAACAAGTTCTGTTCCCTCTTCTAAAAATTCTGCATTGGAAATAATTCCTCTGATATTGTCTTGCTCTGTCTGAATGAAAGTATAATCATTCTTAACCGTTGAAACACGAGCATTGTATTTTGCTCCCGGTTCAAGACTTTTTCTTTTTTTGAAACTTTCTTCGAGTAGTGCTGCAAAATCGTTCTTATTCGCCATAACTTAACTTCTTTCCTATTATTTTTGTTGTGCTAATTGTTGTAATTCTTGAATTCTCTTGTTCTTATCATCGCTTTCCCATGCTTTTTTGCTAAACGCAGAAGCCTGGTAAACTTTTGTTTTATATTCTTCTTTGAAAGGAATAATTAATTCCTTGTCCGGTTCAGTGGTTTTAGCCGCTTGAATTTTTTTGAGTCCTTCTTCCCCTTCGTCATACCATTTTGGGTCAATAGGTAAATTGACTCTATAGCCACGGACGTTAGTCATGGCATAGGGACCATCGTAACCTTTGTCTTTTAGAATTTTACCGAAGAATAAAAATTCTACTTCGTTAGTTCCCTGTTTTAAAGGTCCATCAAAAGTTGCATA of Leptospiraceae bacterium contains these proteins:
- a CDS encoding tRNA (cytidine(34)-2'-O)-methyltransferase; this encodes MLNIALYRPEIPPNTGNIARLCVGIQAKLHIVGKPSFDMSEKAVRRAGLDYWEHLLLCQHADWDAFMATIPDLSRVFLVTKFGKTLYSQQNYEENDYFVFGRETSGLPEEIRNQFPDSNQIHIPMRPECRSLNLSNAVAIVSYEAVRQLNQQSAKNV
- a CDS encoding ATP-binding protein; this encodes MALEITDILLEKLLSDILADGLTGTIKDYCAWISLEGILKYNEELQVDEISVKNILDSFKAKGYANEGKFDKAEYCISPIALPRRTDFLADSYSVYGEAKFSPIQYVRSRQEHFLEYNYVGEEDIMDISIATIEAIENAVKYGDGNIVHIDYLIDSSRTLKLNIINNIKEFDLTNEIERGKYSSN
- a CDS encoding S1 RNA-binding domain-containing protein; its protein translation is MANKNDFAALLEESFKKRKSLEPGAKYNARVSTVKNDYTFIQTEQDNIRGIISNAEFLEEGTELVPGNFYSVYFLRENHGDYYFTTALTGDDITLDNLEIAHENEIPVLGQVGQETAAGFEVKIGEYTGFCPYSQIDSELKNQGVQGKKLKFMVNDLSMKNKKIVLSQKKISDKERDLKREILKGELKEGSYVTCKIKSIHNFGLIVDMNGIDALVPASEASFKKNIDLNKEFQIGATVRGKVLSMDWKENKVSISLKDSSNDPWSTNVPFKEGDIVKATVESIKQFGVFVRLNDHFHALLPNKETGYPARTALANHFKPGDELDVFVTEVNPAKKQIAVSLAKAKDAKDRMDFESYVSENKTSSESSFGLLLKKSLKK